Part of the Thermococcus sp. 18S1 genome, TAGCCCCGCTCCTTGAGGACCCTCGCGACGGCCTCAACCGTCGTCGTTTTCCCGCTCTTCTTGAAGCCAACGAAGGCGATGCCCCTCATCCGTATCCCTCACAGGAGCATTATCCAGTTGAGGTCGTCTATCTTCACCACGAGGGCCTTGGCCCTGTTTCCGGCTATATCAACAACGTCCCTCAGGAGTATGGCCTCCTCATCGAAGTCATCCAGGATTCCGGTGAAGGAGTGCTCGTTGCTAACAGCCAGGACAATCCTCTTTCCCTTCCAGGCCTCCAGGGTTCTGTCGAGCAGGTACTGCCTCTCGCCCATGCGCTCACCTCCAGAAACCAAAAACCTATAAGGCTTTTAACCGTTTCCGGTTCGGTGATATAATGAGGTTCGTTACGAAGAGTGAATCCGTAAAGAAATCGTTTTTGGAAGACCTGAGAAGGGAAGGTATCAAGTTCGAGCTTCATGAGAGACTCGGATACGAGGCGTTCGTGGGATACCTGCTCGAGGGAACCCTCGAGGAGATAAGCGCGCAGATAGACGTCATAGAGGGGGCGGATAGGGAGGCCCTCAGGGAGGGATTCACTTCCTTCAAAGAGAGCCTCAACCACATACTGGAGCACATCAAGGTCGGCGAGAGGTTCGAGACCCTCCTCCAGGAGGGGCCGTGGGTGGCTGAACTCCTCGACCAGCTCACGAGGAACGGCGCCATCGACTACAGCGACGGCGTCATCAAGCTGAGGGAGGGCGTTGACGTCACGAAACTCCGCTTCGAGTTCAAGTTCCCCTTCAACCTCGTTCACAGCCCCGAGAACGCCGAGAGGATAGCCAAGCAGTTCGCCTTCGCGGACCTCACCATGGAGTACGAGTTCGAAATACTCGAGCTGGACATAGCCAAGATAAACACCCTCGGAAAAATCGCATCACGCTACTTCCCCGAGGACTACCTTCTGAGGGTTTACTTCGCACTGATAGGCCGCTCGATTCTCTCGGGGGAGATACTCAAGTCCCTCGGCAACGAGAAGGTTCCGGAGGAGGACCTGGTCAAGGCGTTCATGAGGGCCTCACCCATCTCGATACCCACGGAGAAGGGAACCCTCGTCATCAACTACTCCCCAAAGGCAATCGAGGAGGTCCTCCGCTTCCTCAAGAGGGCCGGCTACGTCGAGATAAAGGCAGGGAAGGTCAAGAAGCTCAAGGATTTGGTCTAATAAACTTCCCTCTTTCCATGTTCTATTTTTGAATTTCTCGATAATCGCCCACCTGTGGGAACAAACGTTTATAAGTTGGTTCAATATAATGACCAAATTGGTGGTGTTATGGTTCAACCAGATGACCTAATTGTGGAGCACCTAACGAGCACCCCCACCCTGCTCACTCCATACCACAAGCCCCATAAGAGACACCTCTACGACTGGCTGTCCTCGAAGGTTGGGACATACCTGAAAGGTGGAAACCCCGACACAATTCTTCTGCTCGGAATCAGGGGAGTTGGAAAAACTACCATTCTCGCTCAGCTGTACTTTGAAGCCCTGAAAGAGGTCGGCCCCAACGGGGTTCTCTACATCTCCCTCGACCGGCTGAGGGCCCTCGGTCTAGAGTTGCTGGAGGTGGTTGAGGCGTACAAGCGACTGGTAAGGCCCGAGAAGGCTGTACTCCTCCTCGACGAGGTTCAGTACGAGAAGGATTGGGATTTGAAGATCAAGCTCCTCCACGACGAACGTAGGTTCTTCATAATAGCAACGGGTTCTTCGGCGATAAAGCTCAGGGAAAGCCCGGATCTCGCGAGGAGGGCCCTTCACAGGGAGCTCTTCCCGATGACCTTCAGAGAGTACCATCATCTCAAAACGGGCCGAGAACTGCCGGAACTCATATGGAAAATCATGAGAGGGGAAGAAATCTCGATGCCCCCTGTGATGGAGGACGTCGAGACTTACGTCAGGGCAGGCGCGATGCCGCTCGCCCTCGAAATGGAAGAATGGGAGGTTTACGAGCGATTGACGGCGATGCTCGACCGCGTTGTCTACCGCGATCTGCGAGAGGTTCACGAGTTCGACGCCGAAACGCTCGACCGGGCCTTTGACCTGCTCCACCTTCTCGCGACCCCGAGGGGCGAGCGCTTCAGCTACGAGAGGCTGTCAAAAACCCTCGGGCTGGCCAAGGGGACCGTTATGAAGCTGGTCGATGCCCTGGAGAAGGCAGGCCTCGTGCAGAGGATTCCACCCTGCGGTTCTCCCGCAAAGGCCATCCGAAAAAGCCCCAAAATCAAGTTCCTCGCGGTTCCTATCAAGTCGGCCCTGCTCTTCAGCTCGGGCTTCAACCTCAACAGAAATGAGGTCTTCGCTTCTCTGCTCGAAGACGTCGTGGCGTTCTACCTGTTCCTCCTCTCAAAATCGAGAAACGGCCGGCTGTGCTACGAGCCCGGCAGGGGCGGAGCGGACTTCGTCCTTGAGCTGAACGGGGAGAGGATTGTCGTCGAGGTCGGTCTCGGCAAGGTTCGGAATGACCAGGTAGAGAGGAGCATGGAACGCTTGGGGGCAGAGAGGGGAATCGTGCTGGGTGAGAGATACGATATAAGCGAGAGGGTGGCGTTTTATCCCTGGAAGGTCTTTGTGGCGGGGTTCTGATTGAGAATTGCCTCATTTCAAGGGGTCAGATAATCAATCCTCGCCTTCCCATTCTTCTCCAGCCATTCCAGCAGTTCCTTTGCGAACGCGAACTTCTTCCTCTTGCTCTCCCATATCGGGGCGTGCTCCCTCAATCCCGGCTTGCTCCACTTTCCAACGGTCTCACCGAAGTCGAAGCCAACCAGAACTATCTCCCGCGCCCCCAGCTCCTCGGCCAGAAAAGCGGCCCTGTCGCCGTCGGTAAATCCACCGAAGTTGTAGACGATGTCCAGCGGTTCCGTCTGGGTCGTTCCCAGGACCCTCGAGAAGAGCGGCACGTAGACGGTCAGCTTATCCACGTTGTCCCCGTGGGCGTGAACTGCCATGAACGCTCCCCTATCGTTGGCCAGCTTTAAGTCAGGAATCCTGCCGTCGAGGTCGGAGACGATGATGTCGGGCACCATATCATGCTCGAGGAGTGCAGAAGTTGCCCCATCGGCCGCTATGAGCGTCCCATCCGAGAAATCAAACTCCCGGAGGACATCCTCCAGACTCGGACCACAGCCAAAGACGTAGGCCTTTCTCCCGACGACGGCCGCCAGCTCGTCCCGCAGGATGTAGTCGTCTCCCTCGAGGAGGAGCGCCCTCAACAGCTCGGCTGCCCTGCGGTCTTCTTCAACCGAGTACCCCATCTCCCGAACGATGCGGAGGTAAAAGGGCTTCCATCCTTTCCAGTCCATGGGGGGAAATTGGGTGGAGCATATATCAACTTTACTCCCCCACCAGATTTGGACTTCGTCGATTAGATAATGAACACTACGAAAGATTTAAATGCATAAATGTCCGTAAGTATCCATTGGTGACACCTTATGCGGCGACAGTACGCGACATTGGCTCTGGTTGTTTTGGTTGTTTTTTCTGTAGTGGCCAGCGGATGTATAAGCGGCGGTGGTGGAGAGGAAGAGACAGCGACGATAGTGATGGGCGTTACTGACAAGGTGACTGACCTTGACCCGGCGAACGCCTACGACTTCTACACCTGGGAGGTTCTCAACAACGTCATGGAGGGCCTGGTGAAATACAAGCCGGGAACCCTGGAAATCGAGCCGGCTCTGGCGGAGAGCTGGGAGGTCAACGAGGACTCGACCGTTTGGACATTCCACCTGAGGAAGGACCTTAAATTCGCGGACGGAACTCCTCTAACCGCGAAGGACGTCGTCAGGAGCATCGAGAGGGTAATGACCATCCAGGGCGACCCGTCCTGGCTCGTTACTGACTTCGTGGACAAGGTTGAAGCGAAGGACGACTACACGGTCGTCTTCTACCTCAAGCAGCCAACCGCATACTTCCTGGCCCTCCTCACGACCCCACCGTACTTCCCGGTTCACCCCGACTATGCCCCCGACCAGATACAGAGCGACCAGACCGCCGGCGGTGCCGGCCCCTACAAGATAACCAAGTGGGTGCGCGATGAGGAGCTCGTTCTCGAGGCCAACCCGAACTACTACGGCGAGAAGCCCAAGACCGAGAAGATAATCATCAAGTTCTACCGCGACGCCTCGACCATGCGCCTCGCCCTCCAGAACGGCGAGATAGACATCGCCTGGAGGACGCTCAGGCCCAGCGACATAGACAGCCTGAAGAAGGATGAGAACTTCAACGTCATAGAGGTTCCGGGCGGATTCATCCGCTACATCTGTCTCAACACCAAGAACGACCCGACGAACGACGCCAAGGTCAGGCAGGCGCTTGCGGCGGCCGTTGACAGGCCGGAGATAGCCCAGAAGGTCTTCATGGGAACCGTCGAGCCGCTCTACAGCCTTGTCCCGAACGGAATGTGGAGCCACAAGGACGTCTTCAAGACCGCCTACGGCGACGGCAACATAGAGAAGGCCAAGGCGCTCCTCAGCGAGGCCGGCTACTCCGAGAGCAACCCGCTGGAGATACAGCTCTGGTACACGCCGACCCACTACGGCGACACCGAGGCTGACCTCGCTCAGATACTCAAGGAGCAGTGGGAGAAGACCGGAATGATAAAGGTCACCATCAAGAGCGCCGAATGGGGAACCTACACCGACTACGCCAGGAACGGCCAGATGCAGGTCTACCTGCTCGGCTGGTACCCGGACTACCTCGACCCCGATGACTACACCACACCGTTCCTCAAGACCGGCGCCAACAAGTGGGCCGGAACCGGCTACTCCAACCCGACGATGGACGACCTCCTGAGCCAGGCCCAGAGGCTCAGCGACCAGAACGAGAGGACGAAGCTCTACGAGCAGGTCCAGGACATACTCGCCCAGGACGTTCCCTACATACCGCTGATACAGGGCAAGCTATTCGTGGTGACCCAGAAGAACGTCAAGGGAGTAACCATAGGGCCGGACATGATATTCCGCTACTCGACCCTCTACAAGGAGTGATTTCCTTCTTTCACTCCTTTTTGTCTCAATTAAGGAAGGGGTGATAACGTGGCCAGGGGACTCGGTCAGTATATAATAATCAGGGCGCTCATGATAATTCCAACGATTCTCATCCTCTACACCCTCGTGTTCTTCTTCCTGAGAATCCTCCCCGGAAACCCGGTTATGGCCGTCGTCGGAACGAAGAACATTCCCCCGGAGCAGCTGGAGCACCTCATGCAGATGGCGGGACTTGACAAGCCCCTCTACGTCCAGTACTTCGACTACCTCAAGGGCGTCCTCCACGGCGATTTCGGGGTTACGCTGGCGTTCC contains:
- a CDS encoding LSm family protein → MGERQYLLDRTLEAWKGKRIVLAVSNEHSFTGILDDFDEEAILLRDVVDIAGNRAKALVVKIDDLNWIMLL
- a CDS encoding ATP-binding protein; translated protein: MVQPDDLIVEHLTSTPTLLTPYHKPHKRHLYDWLSSKVGTYLKGGNPDTILLLGIRGVGKTTILAQLYFEALKEVGPNGVLYISLDRLRALGLELLEVVEAYKRLVRPEKAVLLLDEVQYEKDWDLKIKLLHDERRFFIIATGSSAIKLRESPDLARRALHRELFPMTFREYHHLKTGRELPELIWKIMRGEEISMPPVMEDVETYVRAGAMPLALEMEEWEVYERLTAMLDRVVYRDLREVHEFDAETLDRAFDLLHLLATPRGERFSYERLSKTLGLAKGTVMKLVDALEKAGLVQRIPPCGSPAKAIRKSPKIKFLAVPIKSALLFSSGFNLNRNEVFASLLEDVVAFYLFLLSKSRNGRLCYEPGRGGADFVLELNGERIVVEVGLGKVRNDQVERSMERLGAERGIVLGERYDISERVAFYPWKVFVAGF
- a CDS encoding 6-hydroxymethylpterin diphosphokinase MptE-like protein — its product is MDWKGWKPFYLRIVREMGYSVEEDRRAAELLRALLLEGDDYILRDELAAVVGRKAYVFGCGPSLEDVLREFDFSDGTLIAADGATSALLEHDMVPDIIVSDLDGRIPDLKLANDRGAFMAVHAHGDNVDKLTVYVPLFSRVLGTTQTEPLDIVYNFGGFTDGDRAAFLAEELGAREIVLVGFDFGETVGKWSKPGLREHAPIWESKRKKFAFAKELLEWLEKNGKARIDYLTP
- a CDS encoding ABC transporter substrate-binding protein; translation: MRRQYATLALVVLVVFSVVASGCISGGGGEEETATIVMGVTDKVTDLDPANAYDFYTWEVLNNVMEGLVKYKPGTLEIEPALAESWEVNEDSTVWTFHLRKDLKFADGTPLTAKDVVRSIERVMTIQGDPSWLVTDFVDKVEAKDDYTVVFYLKQPTAYFLALLTTPPYFPVHPDYAPDQIQSDQTAGGAGPYKITKWVRDEELVLEANPNYYGEKPKTEKIIIKFYRDASTMRLALQNGEIDIAWRTLRPSDIDSLKKDENFNVIEVPGGFIRYICLNTKNDPTNDAKVRQALAAAVDRPEIAQKVFMGTVEPLYSLVPNGMWSHKDVFKTAYGDGNIEKAKALLSEAGYSESNPLEIQLWYTPTHYGDTEADLAQILKEQWEKTGMIKVTIKSAEWGTYTDYARNGQMQVYLLGWYPDYLDPDDYTTPFLKTGANKWAGTGYSNPTMDDLLSQAQRLSDQNERTKLYEQVQDILAQDVPYIPLIQGKLFVVTQKNVKGVTIGPDMIFRYSTLYKE